GTAGATGGGCCGGCCGTACTCGTCGTAGCCGACGAGCTCGTACCGGTCGTCGTGGTCGCCGCCGTGTCCCGCGTCGTATCGGTCGTTCACCGGTGCCCCTCTCGGCTCACTCGCCGCGGTACAGCTCGCGCTTGTCGATGTAGCGCACGACTCCGTCCGGCACCATGTACCAGATGGGGTCCCCCTTGGCGACTCTCGCACGGCAGTCCGTCGAGGAGATGGCGAGCGCGGGCACCTCCACGAGGGAGACACCACCCTCGGGGAGCCCCGCGTCCGTGAGGTGGTGGCCGGGGCGGGTGACCCCGATGAAGTGCGCCAGGGAGAACAGTTCCACGGTGTCGCGCCAGGTCAGCAGCTGGGCGAGAGCGTCGGCGCCGGTGATGAAGAAGAGGTCCGTGTCGGGGTTGAGCGCACGCAGGTCGCGCAGGGTGTCCACGGTGTAGGTGGGACCGCCCCGGTCGAGGT
Above is a window of Streptomyces sp. NBC_00490 DNA encoding:
- the nadD gene encoding nicotinate-nucleotide adenylyltransferase — translated: MGEQDMPTGPGNAPSNPGKRRLGVMGGTFDPIHHGHLVAASEVAAQFHLDEVVFVPTGQPWQKSHRSVSPAEDRYLMTVIATAENPQFSVSRIDLDRGGPTYTVDTLRDLRALNPDTDLFFITGADALAQLLTWRDTVELFSLAHFIGVTRPGHHLTDAGLPEGGVSLVEVPALAISSTDCRARVAKGDPIWYMVPDGVVRYIDKRELYRGE